From Rhododendron vialii isolate Sample 1 chromosome 10a, ASM3025357v1, the proteins below share one genomic window:
- the LOC131304649 gene encoding protein FEZ-like — MDEKSDVDRIDDVMLPGFRFHPTDEELVGFYLKKKIQQRPLPIELIKQVDIYKYDPWDLPKLAATGEKEWYFYCPRDRKYRNSARPNRVTGAGFWKATGTDRPIYASDSTKCIGLKKSLVFYRGRAAKGLKTDWMMHEFRLPSISDSASPKKLFDKNIPANEAWAICRIFKKTNSMAQRALSHSWVSPIPETTASDILNFGPHSTHLSSETLFSCTTDIGSASQLCNTYDLQQVSTAGFSPMDVPSYKPMNPTVTKTSPFPTGLFSPQEMSELTTKNTHGFSSIFCNLPPAIIGDVSKNCGSIDFQEPQRQLNGFSISSQDMQGSIGGLEDDLGLRKYSSEGHDSNGWGNIRSFVFPFSLPSDLPDEWKPSLQWDSPPCPSEMSTTYHE, encoded by the exons ATGGATGAGAAGAGTGATGTTGATAGGATAGACGATGTCATGTTACCGGGGTTCAGATTCCACCCGACAGATGAGGAGCTTGTCGGGTTctacttgaagaagaagattcaGCAGCGGCCTCTTCCTATTGAACTGATTAAGCAAGTGGACATCTATAAGTATGATCCATGGGATCTTCCAA AGCTGGCAGCTACCGGTGAGAAAGAATGGTACTTCTACTGCCCAAGGGACCGTAAATACAGGAACAGTGCACGGCCAAACCGTGTCACAGGAGCTGGTTTTTGGAAGGCCACCGGAACAGACCGGCCAATTTACGCCTCTGATAGCACCAAGTGCATTGGTCTCAAGAAGTCCCTGGTTTTCTACAGGGGTAGAGCTGCCAAAGGACTCAAAACTGACTGGATGATGCACGAGTTTCGACTGCCTTCTATCTCTGACTCGGCATCACCTAAGAAACTTTTCGACAAAAACATTCCTGCAAAT GAGGCATGGGCGATTTGCAGGATATTCAAGAAAACCAACTCTATGGCACAAAGAGCACTTTCTCATTCTTGGGTATCCCCAATACCAGAAACTACAGCATCTGATATACTGAACTTCGGACCGCACTCTACTCATTTAAGTTCGGAGACCCTCTTTTCTTGCACAACTGACATTGGATCAGCCTCCCAGTTATGCAATACCTATGACTTACAGCAGGTCTCTACTGCCGGTTTTTCGCCTATGGATGTCCCCTCCTATAAACCCATGAATCCAACAGTTACCAAAACATCTCCCTTTCCCACAGGCTTATTTTCACCTCAAGAAATGTCAGAACTCACCACCAAGAACACACATGGTTTTTCCTCCATATTTTGCAACCTACCACCTGCTATAATAGGGGATGTTAGCAAAAACTGCGGGAGTATAGACTTTCAGGAGCCACAACGACAGTTGAATGGTTTCTCTATTAGTTCACAAGATATGCAGGGCAGCATAGGCGGTTTAGAGGATGATCTGGGACTAAGGAAATATTCAAGTGAAGGCCATGATAGTAACGGATGGGGAAACATCCGATCATTTGTCTTTCCTTTCAGTTTGCCATCGGATCTTCCTGACGAATGGAAGCCAAGTCTTCAATGGGATTCACCCCCTTGTCCCAGTGAGATGTCCACCACTTACCATGAGTAA
- the LOC131304652 gene encoding uncharacterized protein LOC131304652, which yields MSEIETPFRPREKLLEKQKFYQSVHKHTYLKGPYDRLTSVAIPAALAASCLFLIGRGIYNMSHGIGKKE from the exons ATGTCGGAGATAGAGACACCCTTTAGGCCAAGGGAGAAGCTTCTTGAGAAGCAAAAGTTTTACCAAAGCGTCCACAAACACACGTATCTTAAAGGTCCTTATGACAGGCTCACATCGGTGGCCATCCCTGCAGCTCTTGCTGCTTCATGTTTGTTTCTTATT GGACGGGGCATCTATAACATGTCTCACGGGATTGGAAAGAAAGAATGA
- the LOC131304651 gene encoding large ribosomal subunit protein eL34-like yields MVQRLTYRKRHSYATKSNQNRIVKTPGGKLVYQSTKKRASGPKCPVTGKRIQGIPHLRPAEYKRSRLSRNRRTVNRAYGGVLSAGAVRERIIRAFLVEEQKIVKKVLKIQKAKEKQTSKS; encoded by the exons ATGGTTCAGAGACTCACCTATCGTAAACGGCACAGCTATGCCACCAAATCAAACCAGAACAGGATCGTCAAAACCCCTG GAGGGAAGTTGGTGTATCAGAGCACCAAGAAGAGAGCTAGTGGACCCAAATGTCCTGTGACTGGAAAGAGAATCCAAGGG ATTCCTCACTTGAGACCTGCTGAATACAAGAGATCTAGATTGTCCAGGAACCGTAGGACGGTAAACCGTGCCTATGGTGGTGTATTGTCTGCAGGTGCTGTCCGGGAGAG GATCATCCGAGCCTTCTTGGTCGAAGAGCAAAAGATAGTGAAAAAGGTTCTGAAGATCCAAAAGGCAAAGGAGAAGCAAACCTCGAAGAGCTGA
- the LOC131304646 gene encoding uncharacterized protein LOC131304646 isoform X1: MGSSTHFIYQKLVVFVGIFWVSLSTYFVPQFSFFRAYLFRFIRNDSDSKGTSNRVGIYSKENRGKDLDFIEPKPELQPEKHKEVEPKQDSIDFNDGFTEKKTPEFSFTFKFPTYEEFSLIRGEIGDSIRFETEAVSFNPNELTNDSNVGSFGDRDGANDGKFSQINCEVKSFCEDSEEIPEESAYGEAKAIGEELPVESTSDFFSDDVLEKIEAMTNTKEEENSVDTGKILASDDVQVHSEKDSSGMDSDSESFSSSPLRSVMKRLMDSYSDSFLSDGDFGGEMSDFDETSFDDSNKDPKGVEFDEDDKVSMEEQEADFQDEGNLNSDFLSEKDFPGKMDESTDKVDPGKVSSKETQDWDSEDSNKMETLWEHQDLIEQLKNELKKVKATGLPTILEESEESPKMMEDLKPWKIDEKFQRADRMDDLHKLYRSYRERMRKFDILNFQKMYAIGFLQLKDPLKSIPTSQKSVVQSVFPEKNFLSKRKKTGSDPTMKFMEELQSELEVVYVGQMCLSWEILHWQYGKALELWESDHRGIRLYNEVAGEYQQFQVLMQRFVEDEPFQGPRVQYYVKSRCVLRNLLQVPVIREDTRDRKKAMKRGDYAITSDDLVEIIEESIRIFWRFVRADKDCSSTNAKCRKGPPHIELQNPEDSELLMEVRANLQKKEKKLRELLRCGSCILKRFQKSNEDGSDHVLYFFSQVDMNLVARVLNMNRLTTDQLIWCRNKLTKISFENRKIRVEPSFLLFPC; this comes from the exons ATTCATAAGAAATGACAGCGATTCAAAGGGTACTTCAAACCGTGTGGGCATTTATTCCAAAGAAAACAGAGGAAAAGATTTGGATTTTATCGAGCCAAAGCCGGAGTTACAACCAGAGAAGCACAAAGAGGTAGAACCCAAGCAAGATTCAATTGATTTTAACGATGGGTTTACCGAGAAAAAGACACCAGAGTTCAGTTTCACGTTTAAGTTTCCGACTTACGAAGAATTCAGTCTAATCAGGGGAGAAATTGGGGATTCTATCAGGTTTGAAACGGAGGCAGTGAGCTTTAATCCAAATGAACTAACTAATGATTCAAATGTTGGTTCTTTTGGTGATAGAGATGGTGCAAATGATGGGAAGTTTTCGCAAATTAATTGCGAAGTAAAATCTTTTTGTGAAGATTCTGAAGAAATACCAGAGGAATCAGCTTATGGTGAAGCAAAAGCTATTGGAGAAGAGTTACCAGTGGAATCAACTAGTGATTTTTTTTCAGATGATGTACTGGAGAAAATCGAGGCAATGACAAACacaaaagaggaagaaaattcAGTTGACACAGGGAAAATTTTAGCTTCTGATGATGTTCAGGTTCACTCTGAAAAGGATTCTTCGGGTATGGATTCTGACTCAGAGTCATTCAGTTCGAGTCCTCTGCGTTCAGTTATGAAACGTTTGATGGATTCGTATAGCGATAGTTTTTTATCGGATGGGGATTTCGGAGGAGAAATGTCGGATTTTGATGAAACCAGTTTCGATGATTCCAACAAGGATCCCAAAGGGGTTGAATTTGATGaggatgataaggtttcaatgGAAGAACAAGAGGCTGATTTCCAAGATGAAGGGAATTTGAATTCCgattttttatcagaaaaagaTTTTCCTGGGAAAATGGACGAGTCAACTGATAAAGTTGATCCTGGAAAAGTCAGTTCAAAGGAAACGCAGGATTGGGATTCAGAGGATTCAAACAAGATGGAAACATTGTGGGAACACCAAGATTTGATAGAACAGTTGAAGAATGAgctgaaaaaggtgaaggccaCGGGGCTACCCACGATTCTCGAAGAATCCGAGGAGTCGCCGAAAATGATGGAGGATTTGAAGCCATGGAAGATCGACGAGAAGTTCCAGCGCGCAGACCGAATGGACGACCTTCACAAGCTGTACAGGAGTTACCGAGAACGGATGCGAAAATTCGACATCTTGAATTTCCAGAAGATGTATGCAATAG GTTTTCTGCAGCTTAAGGACCCACTCAAGTCGATTCCGACGTCTCAGAAATCTGTGGTTCAATCCGTTTTCCCGGAAAAGAATTTCCTAAGCAAGCGTAAGAAAACGGGGAGCGATCCAACGATGAAGTTCATGGAAGAGTTGCAGAGTGAGTTGGAAGTTGTGTATGTTGGGCAGATGTGCCTTTCTTGGGAAATCTTGCACTGGCAATATGGGAAGGCCTTGGAGCTGTGGGAATCAGATCATCGCGGAATTCGACTGTACAATGAAGTTGCAGGAGAATATCAGCAGTTTCAGGTGCTCATGCAACGGTTTGTAGAGGATGAGCCTTTCCAAGGGCCTAGAGTTCAGTATTATGTCAAGAGCCGATGCGTTCTTCGCAATCTTCTTCAAGTTCCTGTTATAAGAG AGGACACTAGGGATAGGAAGAAGGCAATGAAGAGAGGAGACTATGCAATTACAAGTGATGACCTAGTAGAGATCATCGAGGAGTCTATTCGAATCTTCTGGCGATTCGTTCGAGCAGATAAAGATTGTTCTAGCACGAATGCAAAATGTCGAAAGGGGCCTCCTCACATCGAACTCCAAAACCCAGAAGACTCCGAGCTTCTGATGGAGGTCCGAGCAAATCTGCAAAAG AAGGAGAAGAAGCTTAGAGAGCTCTTGAGGTGCGGAAGTTGCATATTGAAGAGGTTTCAGAAGAGTAACGAAGACGGTTCGGACCACGTCCTGTACTTCTTCTCACAGGTGGACATGAATTTGGTTGCCAGGGTGTTGAACATGAATAGATTAACAACAGACCAACTGATTTGGTGTAGGAATAAATTAACCAAGATTAGTTTTGAAAATAGGAAGATACGCGTAGAGCCTTCGTTTCTGTTGTTTCCTTGTTAA
- the LOC131304646 gene encoding uncharacterized protein LOC131304646 isoform X2: MFLLYRFIRNDSDSKGTSNRVGIYSKENRGKDLDFIEPKPELQPEKHKEVEPKQDSIDFNDGFTEKKTPEFSFTFKFPTYEEFSLIRGEIGDSIRFETEAVSFNPNELTNDSNVGSFGDRDGANDGKFSQINCEVKSFCEDSEEIPEESAYGEAKAIGEELPVESTSDFFSDDVLEKIEAMTNTKEEENSVDTGKILASDDVQVHSEKDSSGMDSDSESFSSSPLRSVMKRLMDSYSDSFLSDGDFGGEMSDFDETSFDDSNKDPKGVEFDEDDKVSMEEQEADFQDEGNLNSDFLSEKDFPGKMDESTDKVDPGKVSSKETQDWDSEDSNKMETLWEHQDLIEQLKNELKKVKATGLPTILEESEESPKMMEDLKPWKIDEKFQRADRMDDLHKLYRSYRERMRKFDILNFQKMYAIGFLQLKDPLKSIPTSQKSVVQSVFPEKNFLSKRKKTGSDPTMKFMEELQSELEVVYVGQMCLSWEILHWQYGKALELWESDHRGIRLYNEVAGEYQQFQVLMQRFVEDEPFQGPRVQYYVKSRCVLRNLLQVPVIREDTRDRKKAMKRGDYAITSDDLVEIIEESIRIFWRFVRADKDCSSTNAKCRKGPPHIELQNPEDSELLMEVRANLQKKEKKLRELLRCGSCILKRFQKSNEDGSDHVLYFFSQVDMNLVARVLNMNRLTTDQLIWCRNKLTKISFENRKIRVEPSFLLFPC, encoded by the exons ATGTTTCTTCTCTACAGATTCATAAGAAATGACAGCGATTCAAAGGGTACTTCAAACCGTGTGGGCATTTATTCCAAAGAAAACAGAGGAAAAGATTTGGATTTTATCGAGCCAAAGCCGGAGTTACAACCAGAGAAGCACAAAGAGGTAGAACCCAAGCAAGATTCAATTGATTTTAACGATGGGTTTACCGAGAAAAAGACACCAGAGTTCAGTTTCACGTTTAAGTTTCCGACTTACGAAGAATTCAGTCTAATCAGGGGAGAAATTGGGGATTCTATCAGGTTTGAAACGGAGGCAGTGAGCTTTAATCCAAATGAACTAACTAATGATTCAAATGTTGGTTCTTTTGGTGATAGAGATGGTGCAAATGATGGGAAGTTTTCGCAAATTAATTGCGAAGTAAAATCTTTTTGTGAAGATTCTGAAGAAATACCAGAGGAATCAGCTTATGGTGAAGCAAAAGCTATTGGAGAAGAGTTACCAGTGGAATCAACTAGTGATTTTTTTTCAGATGATGTACTGGAGAAAATCGAGGCAATGACAAACacaaaagaggaagaaaattcAGTTGACACAGGGAAAATTTTAGCTTCTGATGATGTTCAGGTTCACTCTGAAAAGGATTCTTCGGGTATGGATTCTGACTCAGAGTCATTCAGTTCGAGTCCTCTGCGTTCAGTTATGAAACGTTTGATGGATTCGTATAGCGATAGTTTTTTATCGGATGGGGATTTCGGAGGAGAAATGTCGGATTTTGATGAAACCAGTTTCGATGATTCCAACAAGGATCCCAAAGGGGTTGAATTTGATGaggatgataaggtttcaatgGAAGAACAAGAGGCTGATTTCCAAGATGAAGGGAATTTGAATTCCgattttttatcagaaaaagaTTTTCCTGGGAAAATGGACGAGTCAACTGATAAAGTTGATCCTGGAAAAGTCAGTTCAAAGGAAACGCAGGATTGGGATTCAGAGGATTCAAACAAGATGGAAACATTGTGGGAACACCAAGATTTGATAGAACAGTTGAAGAATGAgctgaaaaaggtgaaggccaCGGGGCTACCCACGATTCTCGAAGAATCCGAGGAGTCGCCGAAAATGATGGAGGATTTGAAGCCATGGAAGATCGACGAGAAGTTCCAGCGCGCAGACCGAATGGACGACCTTCACAAGCTGTACAGGAGTTACCGAGAACGGATGCGAAAATTCGACATCTTGAATTTCCAGAAGATGTATGCAATAG GTTTTCTGCAGCTTAAGGACCCACTCAAGTCGATTCCGACGTCTCAGAAATCTGTGGTTCAATCCGTTTTCCCGGAAAAGAATTTCCTAAGCAAGCGTAAGAAAACGGGGAGCGATCCAACGATGAAGTTCATGGAAGAGTTGCAGAGTGAGTTGGAAGTTGTGTATGTTGGGCAGATGTGCCTTTCTTGGGAAATCTTGCACTGGCAATATGGGAAGGCCTTGGAGCTGTGGGAATCAGATCATCGCGGAATTCGACTGTACAATGAAGTTGCAGGAGAATATCAGCAGTTTCAGGTGCTCATGCAACGGTTTGTAGAGGATGAGCCTTTCCAAGGGCCTAGAGTTCAGTATTATGTCAAGAGCCGATGCGTTCTTCGCAATCTTCTTCAAGTTCCTGTTATAAGAG AGGACACTAGGGATAGGAAGAAGGCAATGAAGAGAGGAGACTATGCAATTACAAGTGATGACCTAGTAGAGATCATCGAGGAGTCTATTCGAATCTTCTGGCGATTCGTTCGAGCAGATAAAGATTGTTCTAGCACGAATGCAAAATGTCGAAAGGGGCCTCCTCACATCGAACTCCAAAACCCAGAAGACTCCGAGCTTCTGATGGAGGTCCGAGCAAATCTGCAAAAG AAGGAGAAGAAGCTTAGAGAGCTCTTGAGGTGCGGAAGTTGCATATTGAAGAGGTTTCAGAAGAGTAACGAAGACGGTTCGGACCACGTCCTGTACTTCTTCTCACAGGTGGACATGAATTTGGTTGCCAGGGTGTTGAACATGAATAGATTAACAACAGACCAACTGATTTGGTGTAGGAATAAATTAACCAAGATTAGTTTTGAAAATAGGAAGATACGCGTAGAGCCTTCGTTTCTGTTGTTTCCTTGTTAA